One Mya arenaria isolate MELC-2E11 chromosome 5, ASM2691426v1 genomic window carries:
- the LOC128233911 gene encoding uncharacterized protein LOC128233911, whose amino-acid sequence MSAEEVGIDDQLERFNNDLVVNNVPVIIFIAVVCTIGIAGNSVAFAFYRTRMSRSVNTLFLTVLSLNDLLTSFILLDSILDIVYSVNFTSKIGCKILTSINRIFITSSFLLIFLIAVDRFLTIFIMMPRIAFSVRSSKIAIIAMYVFNILTTVPEFIITEPVETMVNAAGDGNETIAGSNCRSGGSNNKQMQNIMKGWRLAESAIVLTCLVTIALIYILIAIKVACVRNKLHEHKGKHQQVVNTEEYIHDNHVHASSMDSDRHVGEEVGQNFDKDTTDETEINGDECTTEETGAITNKTDGDKETHISGEATVEIIELETVNTIQNVSCTETLRESASNDKQAEMPKTKYLKKRKTKTNRNRNTEKRITLMMFVMTLASVLSFGPYYAISLGNRENQFEFNIWKRIFIRSFLFNSSINPFVIGYFNQELRKYFKSVVLRIKPC is encoded by the coding sequence ATGTCAGCTGAAGAAGTAGGAATTGACGATCAGCTTGAAAGGTTTAACAATGATTTGGTTGTGAATAATGTTCCTGTTATCATATTCATTGCTGTAGTGTGCACCATTGGAATTGCGGGAAACAGTGTTGCATTCGCTTTCTACAGGACCAGAATGAGCAGAAGTGTAAATACTCTCTTTTTGACAGTTCTCTCGCTGAACGACCTGTTAACATCCTTCATTCTTCTGGACAGTATTCTGGATATTGTTTATTCAGTTAATTTTACCAGTAAGATAGGCTGCAAAATTTTGACTTCAATTAATCGAATCTTCATAACTAGctcatttttgttaattttcttaatTGCTGTCGATCGCTTTTTGACGATTTTTATTATGATGCCAAGAATAGCGTTTTCGGTCCGATCTTCGAAGATTGCGATAATAGCAATGTATGTCTTCAACATTTTGACGACTGTTCCCGAATTTATCATAACTGAGCCCGTTGAAACAATGGTTAACGCTGCAGGTGATGGAAATGAAACCATCGCTGGGTCTAACTGTCGCAGTGGTGGTTCTAATAACAAACAGATGCAAAATATTATGAAAGGTTGGAGATTGGCAGAATCGGCAATAGTGCTAACGTGCCTTGTAACTATCGCATTAATTTACATTCTTATAGCAATAAAGGTTGCTTGTGTCAGAAATAAATTGCACGAACACAAAGGAAAACACCAGCAGGTGGTGAACACTGAAGAGTACATACATGACAACCATGTTCATGCATCTAGTATGGACAGCGATAGACATGTTGGGGAAGAAGTAGGGCAGAACTTTGACAAAGATACTACGGACGAAACTGAAATTAACGGTGATGAATGTACAACAGAAGAAACAGGTGCAATCACAAACAAAACGGACGGAGATAAAGAAACACACATCAGCGGAGAAGCTACAGTTGAAATAATTGAGCTGGAGacagtaaacacaattcaaaaCGTTTCGTGTACGGAGACTTTACGAGAATCAGCTTCAAACGATAAACAAGCTGAAATGCCTAAAACGAAATATCTGAAGAAAAGGAAGACTAAGACGAATCGAAATCGAAACACTGAGAAAAGAATCACGCTGATGATGTTTGTTATGACGTTGGCGTCAGTTCTAAGTTTCGGGCCGTACTATGCTATCTCTCTCGGGAATAGGGAGAATCAGTTTGAGTTCAATATCTGGAAACGAATTTTTATTCGATCGTTTTTGTTCAACAGTTCCATCAATCCCTTTGTGATCGGTTATTTCAACCAAGAACTaaggaaatatttcaaaagtgtcGTTCTGAGGATAAAACCTTGCTGA
- the LOC128234760 gene encoding ribonuclease P protein subunit p40-like: MAAPMENARPTGKLVFERSSFTNEKAKYKKCIEEIPFTYSIQILLPAADVLPAEIDAALSEEQAFLARNVPVSLLLHPDFIHGFIKAGSVYMLSHGTCIDKDDCLALQPDGVLVLSLSEDTYHQLGLEGRRANGRYVVEVDLLGKLYTTSDRYRQRVTSCLTDHLTVTFDLLTTWSPTDEKLCPSSIQNFFKKQHITCNRLKLHKKVLKYMNFLVPDFTSESFQAAGDQDGKSCDHYKVVEWLGACALGLDMSTEANNSFVSSYRCPSPHQELPCGVSVQYTGMFTTQTVQMVLNNLRRFLHKNELRWCSVTVHGYQDTPVTWQHDHGFHSNGDNLYTFVIFKNEEYWQYQAIGPIDTCP; this comes from the exons atggcAGCGCCCATGGAAAACGCAAGACCAACTGGAAAGCTAGTATTTGAACGTTCttcatttacaaatgaaaaagcaaaatacaaaaaatgtatagAAGAAATCCCTTTTACTTATTCT ATTCAGATACTGCTACCAGCTGCTGATGTCCTTCCTGCTGAAATTGACGCAGCTCTCTCTGAAGAACAGGCTTTTCTGGCTAGAAATGTTCCAGTCAGTCTTCTCCTGCACCCAGACTTCATCCATGGATTTATCAAAGCTG GTTCAGTGTACATGCTGTCACATGGGACTTGTATTGACAAAGACGACTGCTTGGCTCTTCAACCAGATG GTGTGCTAGTGTTAAGTCTGAGTGAGGACACTTACCACCAGCTGGGGCTGGAAGGAAGGAGAGCCAATGGAAGATATG TGGTAGAAGTTGACTTGTTGGGAAAGCTCTACACCACTAGTGACCGGTACAGACAGAGAGTGACCAGCTGCCTCACTGACCACCTCACTGTCACCTTTGACCTGCTGACCACTTGGTCACCTACAG ATGAGAAACTGTGCCCTTCCTCCATCCAGAATTTTTTCAAGAAGCAGCACATCACATGTAACAGGCTAAAACTCCACAAGAAGGTCCTAAAGTATATGAACTTCCTGGTTCCCGATTTCACATCTGAGAGTTTCCAGGCAGCTGGGGACCAGGATGGAAAGTCATGTGACCACTATAAAGTTGTTGAGTGGCTCGGTGCATGTGCACTTGGACTTGACAT GAGCACAGAAGCCAACAACAGTTTTGTGAGCTCATATAGATGCCCGAGTCCCCACCAGGAGTTGCCCTGTGGGGTCAGTGTGCAGTATACGGGGATGTTCACTACACAAACTGTGCAGATGGTCCTAAATAACCTTAG ACGTTTCCTACACAAGAACGAGCTGCGCTGGTGCAGTGTGACAGTGCATGGTTACCAGGATACTCCAGTAACCTGGCAACACGATCACGGCTTTCATAGCAACGGAGATAATCTCTACActtttgtgatttttaaaaatgaagagTATTGGCAATATCAGGCAATAGGGCCTATAGATACTTGCCCTTGA